The Cohnella abietis genome has a segment encoding these proteins:
- a CDS encoding ABC-F family ATP-binding cassette domain-containing protein has protein sequence MHLLSVENISKSYSEKMLFENVTFGVETGDKIGIIGVNGTGKSTLLKVISGVETTDTGRVSIGRSVILRMLAQDPTFSPEETALEHVLGGDSPQLEAVRKYAEVLAELELNPTDSKLQERLITANQRMDELEAWQLESDAKTALTKLGIHNYEDKVSTFSGGQRKRVAMAAALLQPSDILILDEPTNHIDNDSVAWLEGMLQKRKGALLMITHDRYFLDRVSNRVIELDQGRAHFYEANYSRFLELKLEREEREVASEAKRKNLLRNELAWIRRGAQARSTKQKARIDRYEALKENGPKASADKMDVSIASSRLGKKIIEIDHLTKRLGDRVLIKDLSYIAVPEDRIGIVGRNGSGKSTLLKLIAGKLTPDEGQVELGTTVKLGWFSQEHEEMDESLRVMEYIREGADQVKTSDGSMISAGQMLERFLFSPAMQWSVVSKLSGGEKRRLQLLRVLMNAPNVLLLDEPTNDLDIATLTVLEDYLDDFPGVVVIVSHDRYFLDRTVDRILAFEGEGVVTHNVGNYTEYREFAERQEALKLAAAAPVKTSNNTAAKQDSKERLVLKMSYKDQKDYEQIDGWIEKAEAEIASVARKMEAASSDSVRLQQLAEEQQSLETKLDELMERWTELNELAEQIAANKSNK, from the coding sequence ATGCATTTATTATCGGTTGAAAATATATCAAAGAGCTACAGTGAGAAAATGCTATTCGAGAACGTGACATTCGGCGTTGAGACTGGTGATAAGATTGGCATTATTGGTGTTAATGGAACGGGAAAATCGACGTTACTGAAGGTCATCTCAGGTGTGGAAACTACGGATACTGGCCGAGTATCTATTGGCCGTTCGGTTATTCTTCGTATGCTGGCACAGGACCCGACATTTTCACCTGAGGAAACGGCTTTGGAGCATGTGCTTGGGGGGGATTCTCCGCAGCTTGAGGCGGTTCGCAAATATGCTGAGGTGCTGGCTGAGCTGGAGCTCAATCCAACGGATTCCAAGCTGCAGGAGCGCCTAATTACTGCAAACCAAAGAATGGACGAGCTGGAGGCATGGCAGTTAGAAAGCGATGCTAAGACTGCTCTAACTAAGCTGGGCATTCACAATTATGAGGATAAAGTATCTACATTCTCAGGTGGGCAGCGGAAGCGGGTAGCCATGGCGGCGGCATTGCTGCAGCCCTCGGACATTCTTATTCTTGATGAGCCTACCAATCATATTGATAATGATTCCGTGGCATGGCTTGAGGGAATGCTCCAGAAGCGCAAAGGCGCATTGCTGATGATTACGCATGACAGGTACTTCTTAGATAGGGTAAGTAATCGCGTGATTGAGTTAGATCAAGGTCGAGCACATTTCTATGAAGCGAATTATAGTCGGTTTTTGGAGCTCAAGCTGGAAAGGGAAGAGCGCGAGGTTGCATCTGAGGCTAAACGCAAGAATCTGCTACGCAATGAGCTGGCTTGGATTCGTCGTGGCGCACAAGCGCGATCAACGAAGCAGAAAGCACGGATTGATCGTTACGAGGCGTTGAAGGAGAACGGACCGAAAGCATCTGCGGACAAAATGGACGTATCGATAGCTTCTTCGCGGTTAGGCAAGAAGATCATTGAGATTGATCATCTGACCAAACGGTTGGGAGATCGCGTACTGATCAAGGATTTAAGCTACATCGCGGTTCCTGAAGATCGGATAGGTATCGTTGGGCGGAACGGAAGCGGGAAGTCTACACTATTGAAGCTGATCGCAGGTAAGCTGACTCCAGACGAAGGCCAAGTGGAGCTGGGAACGACGGTTAAGCTGGGATGGTTTAGCCAAGAGCATGAAGAGATGGATGAGTCGCTTAGAGTAATGGAATATATTCGTGAGGGCGCCGATCAAGTCAAAACCTCCGACGGCTCAATGATATCTGCTGGTCAGATGCTTGAGCGGTTCCTTTTCTCACCGGCGATGCAGTGGAGTGTTGTATCCAAGCTTTCTGGTGGTGAGAAACGTCGTCTTCAGCTTCTCCGCGTGCTTATGAATGCACCCAATGTGCTTTTGTTGGATGAGCCTACGAATGATTTGGATATCGCGACACTTACCGTACTGGAAGACTATTTAGATGATTTTCCGGGTGTTGTCGTTATCGTTTCACATGATCGTTATTTCCTTGATCGCACTGTTGATCGGATTCTTGCGTTTGAAGGCGAAGGCGTCGTAACCCATAATGTTGGTAACTATACGGAATACCGAGAGTTTGCTGAGCGGCAAGAGGCACTGAAGCTAGCAGCAGCGGCTCCGGTTAAAACGTCGAATAATACCGCAGCCAAGCAAGATAGCAAAGAGCGCCTTGTTCTCAAGATGTCATATAAGGATCAGAAGGACTACGAGCAAATTGATGGATGGATTGAGAAGGCGGAAGCGGAGATTGCGTCCGTTGCAAGGAAGATGGAAGCAGCGAGCAGTGACTCCGTTCGACTACAGCAGCTTGCAGAGGAGCAGCAAAGCTTGGAGACCAAGCTCGACGAGCTCATGGAGCGCTGGACAGAGCTTAACGAGCTAGCAGAACAGATCGCCGCCAACAAAAGTAACAAATGA
- a CDS encoding antibiotic biosynthesis monooxygenase, with amino-acid sequence MIVAINTIKIKSGHIGEIAERFKNPKGVQHAPGFIRMELLTEAGEEHDELKVCTTWESREAFDGWVNSEAFKQAHAHSRPKPDAAASDSQTSPSHGEQPPKPAGSGIMLGAKLSVHEVAFTFPEA; translated from the coding sequence ATGATAGTTGCGATCAATACAATAAAAATCAAATCAGGTCATATCGGCGAGATTGCCGAACGCTTCAAAAACCCAAAAGGGGTGCAGCATGCACCGGGCTTCATCCGCATGGAGCTTCTAACCGAGGCTGGCGAAGAGCATGATGAGCTTAAGGTGTGCACCACTTGGGAGAGCCGTGAGGCTTTCGACGGTTGGGTGAACAGCGAAGCATTCAAGCAGGCGCATGCCCATTCCCGCCCTAAACCAGATGCTGCCGCTTCCGATAGTCAGACAAGCCCTAGCCATGGTGAGCAACCGCCGAAGCCCGCTGGCTCAGGTATCATGCTAGGCGCTAAGCTAAGCGTTCATGAAGTGGCTTTTACTTTTCCTGAAGCTTGA
- a CDS encoding 2,3-diaminopropionate biosynthesis protein SbnB, protein MMIYLNDGHIRELGINWQLLMSLIESTLHIMDTPEVVQPLKPYLRFKDPSNRIIAMPSFVGGETDISGIKWIASFPGNIKIGKPRAHSAIILNSPDTGVPVAVINSGLLSELRTAAVSAVMLHQYMALERRHRYRVGMIGWGPIGRRHMEMLLALHGDKIDKVKLFDLKGIDPATLKRPLNLKANISNTWQEVYRESDILFTCTSSSTRYIDEAPLLGSLLMNISLREYIPQSLSAVKAIVVDNWQEVCRENTDIEQLHKQSGLCEEDVVTLRDVTHSRALENFSPSETILFSPMGMAAFDMTLAAYYWREAVKQGVGVRLDD, encoded by the coding sequence ATGATGATTTACTTGAATGATGGACATATTCGCGAGCTGGGAATCAATTGGCAATTGCTCATGAGCCTGATTGAATCAACCCTACACATCATGGATACCCCGGAAGTAGTCCAGCCTCTCAAGCCGTACTTGCGATTCAAGGACCCCAGCAACCGAATTATTGCTATGCCCTCTTTTGTTGGGGGCGAAACGGATATTAGTGGCATCAAGTGGATTGCCAGCTTTCCAGGCAACATTAAGATCGGAAAGCCCCGGGCTCATAGTGCGATTATTCTCAACTCACCCGATACAGGGGTTCCCGTCGCCGTCATTAACAGCGGCTTGCTTAGTGAACTGCGTACGGCAGCGGTCAGTGCAGTCATGTTGCATCAGTATATGGCACTTGAGCGTCGTCATAGGTATAGAGTAGGCATGATCGGTTGGGGTCCAATTGGGCGGCGGCATATGGAGATGCTTCTTGCTTTGCACGGTGACAAAATAGACAAGGTGAAGCTATTTGATCTTAAGGGCATTGATCCGGCTACGCTTAAACGACCTTTGAACCTGAAGGCTAACATTTCAAATACTTGGCAGGAGGTATACCGGGAGAGCGACATTCTTTTTACCTGCACCTCCTCGTCTACACGTTATATCGATGAAGCCCCTCTGTTGGGTTCCTTGTTAATGAACATTTCTTTACGAGAGTATATACCTCAGAGCTTGAGCGCAGTTAAAGCGATCGTCGTCGATAATTGGCAAGAAGTATGTAGGGAGAATACCGATATCGAACAGCTTCATAAGCAGTCCGGGCTTTGTGAAGAAGACGTTGTTACCTTACGAGACGTCACACATTCACGAGCATTGGAGAATTTTTCTCCCTCTGAGACTATTTTGTTCAGCCCGATGGGGATGGCCGCTTTCGACATGACCCTCGCAGCTTATTACTGGCGGGAAGCGGTAAAGCAAGGCGTAGGAGTTCGATTAGATGATTGA
- a CDS encoding TFIIB-type zinc ribbon-containing protein — translation MKCPICEDSRMREVEKNGILIDICPSCKGVWLDRGELDKLMQDVREVRQDYNEWYYGDSPKQQDTPRAAQQQQQPYNPPQQQHHSSQQGHSQYPPHKKRKKSVMDVFGDLFD, via the coding sequence ATGAAATGTCCAATTTGTGAAGACTCGCGTATGAGAGAAGTAGAGAAAAATGGTATTCTCATTGATATTTGTCCATCCTGCAAAGGGGTGTGGCTAGATCGTGGGGAGCTGGACAAGCTCATGCAGGACGTTCGGGAGGTTCGCCAAGACTATAACGAATGGTACTACGGGGATTCCCCTAAGCAGCAGGACACTCCGAGGGCAGCCCAACAGCAACAGCAGCCTTATAATCCGCCGCAACAGCAGCATCACAGCTCTCAACAGGGCCATTCTCAGTATCCGCCTCATAAGAAAAGAAAGAAAAGCGTAATGGACGTATTCGGTGATTTGTTCGATTGA
- a CDS encoding DUF1648 domain-containing protein: MNKEQVKPKITIPLTKLEYFINIICVIALIGPILYIAKEMSSLPAEIPIHFNGKGEPDGWGGKRMLFLLPAISVALYYVLSALSRSPHVFNYAVPITEANAATQYLLARKMIVWLKLELIIIFGYIEWATVQSAYNHENGLGIWMLPVVLVVVFGTLGFYLSRSYKSK; the protein is encoded by the coding sequence ATGAACAAGGAACAGGTAAAACCGAAAATAACGATTCCCTTAACGAAATTAGAATACTTTATTAACATTATTTGCGTAATTGCTCTCATTGGCCCGATTCTTTATATTGCCAAAGAAATGTCTAGCTTGCCTGCAGAGATTCCCATTCATTTTAATGGTAAAGGGGAGCCGGATGGCTGGGGCGGAAAGCGTATGCTGTTCCTTCTTCCAGCGATTTCAGTAGCTTTATATTACGTATTATCGGCGTTATCCAGGTCCCCTCACGTCTTCAACTATGCTGTGCCCATAACAGAAGCGAATGCGGCAACTCAATACTTGCTCGCTAGGAAAATGATCGTGTGGCTCAAGCTTGAGCTTATCATCATATTCGGTTATATCGAGTGGGCAACTGTTCAGTCCGCCTATAATCATGAGAACGGGCTCGGGATTTGGATGCTGCCTGTTGTTTTAGTTGTTGTCTTTGGTACGTTAGGCTTTTATTTATCTCGGTCATACAAATCCAAATAA
- a CDS encoding phenylacetate--CoA ligase family protein gives MDKLQLLKKVQRVQDIFPWYKQLLADNGLDKKDINSLLQLPLITSELLEQHYYSGTLPFEPREHVTSYRTSGTSSLRRKTIYYSAEDEQHYLDLKSELFQHILHPLTRTTALSDMGTGHAANTALTVFERIGIKADSIAYQQPIEQHLERLRETRPHILYTMPSILDRLLSASVDDPASYGVQHIILVGEIASPAWLESVAERMQLAEENITDTYGSIEIGTIAYYSHERGRYLFVEGIEAEGLPVEVLFPEMEPLNDQESVLVLTSQSRDLFPALRYVTYDIVRDLQPIFVQGQWRQSFKALVRRIGSELKHGEKISVYDIEDVVYRYLKDASVKIHVQSNRLTVHIDSANKDPLIYEQIKLELLDRIPEIGMMIRGGILSAMRVIPSEITFDKSVLKHKRVFYD, from the coding sequence TTGGATAAATTGCAACTGTTGAAAAAGGTTCAACGGGTTCAAGATATATTCCCATGGTATAAGCAGCTTTTGGCAGACAATGGCTTGGACAAGAAGGATATTAACTCACTTCTCCAGCTACCCTTGATTACATCTGAGCTACTGGAGCAGCATTATTATAGCGGGACACTCCCCTTCGAGCCTAGAGAACATGTCACATCGTACCGCACCTCTGGCACGAGCTCCCTCAGGCGCAAAACAATATACTATTCCGCCGAGGATGAGCAGCATTATCTGGACCTTAAATCTGAGCTATTTCAGCATATTCTTCACCCCCTCACTAGGACTACTGCCCTGTCAGACATGGGTACTGGACATGCGGCTAATACTGCTTTGACTGTTTTTGAACGTATCGGGATAAAAGCTGATTCTATCGCTTACCAACAGCCTATTGAACAGCACCTTGAGCGGCTTAGAGAAACGCGACCACATATTCTATATACAATGCCCTCCATTCTAGATCGTCTGTTGTCCGCATCCGTTGATGATCCTGCTTCCTATGGCGTTCAACATATCATCCTAGTTGGCGAGATCGCCTCTCCTGCTTGGCTTGAGAGTGTAGCGGAGCGAATGCAGCTTGCAGAAGAAAACATCACGGATACGTACGGATCGATTGAGATTGGTACAATTGCTTATTACTCGCATGAGCGTGGAAGATACCTGTTTGTTGAAGGAATTGAGGCGGAAGGCTTGCCCGTTGAAGTGTTGTTTCCTGAAATGGAGCCTTTAAACGATCAAGAATCTGTATTGGTGCTGACGTCGCAGAGCCGTGATTTATTCCCTGCGCTTCGTTATGTTACTTACGACATCGTGCGGGATTTGCAGCCTATTTTTGTGCAAGGACAATGGAGGCAAAGCTTTAAGGCACTGGTCAGGCGTATCGGCTCAGAGCTAAAGCACGGGGAAAAAATTAGTGTTTATGATATCGAAGATGTTGTATATCGGTACTTGAAGGATGCCAGCGTTAAGATTCATGTCCAATCTAATAGGCTTACCGTCCATATCGACAGTGCGAACAAGGATCCACTCATCTATGAGCAGATAAAGCTGGAGCTATTGGATCGGATTCCTGAGATCGGCATGATGATCCGTGGCGGCATTCTAAGTGCTATGAGGGTTATTCCATCTGAAATTACCTTCGATAAGTCGGTGCTGAAGCACAAAAGGGTTTTCTACGACTGA
- the sbnA gene encoding 2,3-diaminopropionate biosynthesis protein SbnA, with the protein MEITDSGLLGTIGRTPLVPLRQLFLDAPFQVFGKLEMTNPGGSSKDRPALYIIKEAIRSGEINKDTTIIESSSGNMAVSLAQICRYVGLRFICVVDPRTTEAHQRLIRILGGELEMISQPDAVSGDYLPARIARVKQLQQEIGNCYWTNQYGNPNNYLAHYHTTMPEILEVLPEIDYLFCGVSSCGTIRGCAERLKEDNHDAKIIAVDALGSVIFGGMKGVRQFPGLGAAVPPPIRRMDLIDQVVYVSERQSVVGCSDLVRLESILAGASSGGVIAAIRSIQDEIPSGAKCVAILPDRGDRYLDTVYNEEWVRTHVT; encoded by the coding sequence ATGGAAATCACGGATAGTGGTTTGCTCGGGACAATTGGCCGAACACCGCTCGTCCCGCTTCGACAGCTTTTCCTTGACGCTCCTTTCCAAGTATTTGGCAAGCTCGAAATGACAAACCCTGGAGGCAGCTCCAAGGATCGCCCCGCCCTCTACATCATCAAAGAAGCGATCCGTTCAGGGGAAATTAATAAGGATACGACAATCATTGAATCTAGCTCCGGTAACATGGCGGTTAGCTTGGCTCAGATTTGTCGTTATGTGGGCTTGAGATTCATCTGCGTGGTTGATCCCCGAACGACGGAAGCACACCAGCGGTTAATACGAATTCTTGGTGGGGAACTAGAAATGATCTCCCAGCCAGACGCTGTAAGCGGCGATTATTTACCTGCCCGTATTGCCCGCGTTAAGCAGCTACAACAGGAAATCGGCAACTGTTATTGGACGAATCAATATGGCAATCCCAATAACTATTTGGCCCATTACCACACTACGATGCCGGAAATTCTGGAGGTACTGCCTGAGATAGATTATTTATTCTGCGGCGTGAGCTCATGTGGAACGATACGCGGCTGCGCGGAGAGGCTTAAGGAAGACAATCACGATGCGAAAATCATAGCTGTGGATGCGCTCGGAAGTGTGATTTTTGGCGGAATGAAGGGTGTACGGCAGTTCCCTGGGCTAGGTGCTGCGGTTCCACCCCCGATTAGACGAATGGATTTAATTGATCAAGTTGTATATGTATCGGAGAGACAAAGCGTAGTGGGTTGTTCGGACCTCGTTCGACTAGAATCGATTCTAGCAGGCGCTTCGTCTGGAGGCGTCATTGCCGCTATTCGATCCATTCAGGATGAGATCCCAAGTGGTGCTAAGTGTGTCGCTATTTTGCCCGACCGTGGAGACCGTTATCTGGATACCGTGTACAACGAGGAATGGGTGCGCACTCATGTAACTTAG
- a CDS encoding ABC transporter ATP-binding protein: MSRLNTDQLSLGYGSRHIVKELNLKVPDGLITALVGANGSGKSTILKSLARILNPIKGGVYLDGKLIHRQPTKEVAKHLAILPQNPTSPEGLTVRELVSFGRYPHQKGFGNMSKDDNEMIEWAMKATGMSMFSSRAVDELSGGQRQRAWIAMALAQGTEVLLLDEPTTFLDMAHQMEVMTLLEKLNKEQKRTIIMVVHDLNHASRYAQHLVALKDGTVLYEGQPEVVMTSQMLRDVFNIDADVIPDPRSGAPLCLPYGLAENPVEDIPEISADREVIFPNHRDNRIEATA; encoded by the coding sequence ATGTCACGTTTAAATACAGATCAGTTATCTCTTGGATACGGTAGCCGACACATTGTAAAAGAACTGAACTTAAAGGTACCTGATGGCTTAATTACGGCGCTTGTAGGAGCAAATGGATCAGGTAAATCAACCATTCTTAAGTCACTGGCTCGTATTCTCAACCCGATCAAAGGTGGCGTCTACCTAGACGGTAAGCTTATTCATCGCCAGCCTACGAAGGAAGTGGCTAAGCATTTGGCCATTTTGCCGCAAAATCCAACTTCTCCAGAAGGATTAACGGTTCGCGAGCTCGTATCATTCGGTCGCTACCCCCATCAGAAGGGGTTCGGAAATATGTCCAAGGATGACAACGAGATGATCGAGTGGGCCATGAAGGCCACAGGAATGTCGATGTTCAGCTCAAGAGCAGTTGATGAGCTTTCTGGCGGTCAACGTCAACGGGCGTGGATTGCTATGGCATTGGCTCAAGGTACAGAAGTGCTCTTACTCGACGAACCAACGACCTTCCTAGATATGGCGCATCAGATGGAAGTTATGACGTTACTCGAGAAGCTGAATAAGGAACAGAAACGCACCATCATCATGGTCGTGCATGATTTAAACCATGCTTCCAGATATGCTCAGCACCTAGTTGCCTTGAAGGATGGAACAGTTCTGTATGAAGGTCAACCGGAAGTGGTTATGACTTCACAGATGCTGCGCGATGTGTTCAACATCGATGCCGACGTTATACCAGACCCTCGCTCGGGAGCTCCTCTTTGTCTTCCTTATGGATTGGCGGAGAATCCAGTGGAAGATATACCAGAGATAAGTGCGGATAGAGAAGTTATTTTCCCAAACCATCGTGATAATAGAATTGAAGCTACGGCATAA
- a CDS encoding YheC/YheD family protein — protein MSKMTAVSSKWIKTRVLAGSGFLSAHIPTTLRLNRGSLIELLSRHGMVYVKPVSGSCGVGVMRIDHSKVKGTWSVQFGTKRRIFTSFQKMYSWLRTRVKDTPYLVQRGIHVLRHKGRPLDFRVMIQKGKRIGWRVTGKAARVAHRLKAVTNGSQGGSIYGAGSLLKRTTGHKATAQLLRKFDRLAKSTAKRFARTYPRMRELGLDIAVDKRRRAWILEVNTRPDPCPFTKLADSSMLRNIIRYARGYGRTYRLQCGKAKRGGG, from the coding sequence ATGAGCAAGATGACCGCTGTATCAAGCAAATGGATTAAAACCAGGGTGTTAGCTGGTTCGGGCTTCTTATCCGCCCATATACCGACAACTCTACGGCTTAATCGGGGGTCGTTGATTGAATTATTGAGTCGGCACGGGATGGTGTATGTTAAGCCAGTTTCGGGCTCCTGTGGTGTGGGTGTCATGCGAATAGATCATTCTAAAGTAAAAGGGACATGGAGCGTTCAGTTTGGGACGAAGAGAAGAATCTTTACTAGCTTTCAGAAAATGTACAGTTGGCTTAGAACACGAGTGAAAGACACACCCTATTTGGTTCAAAGAGGTATTCATGTGCTGCGACATAAAGGAAGGCCGCTTGATTTTCGTGTCATGATCCAGAAGGGGAAGCGGATTGGGTGGAGGGTGACAGGAAAGGCTGCACGGGTCGCGCATCGTCTTAAGGCAGTTACGAATGGTAGCCAAGGTGGGAGCATATATGGGGCTGGATCGTTGCTCAAGCGGACAACAGGTCATAAGGCAACCGCTCAACTACTGCGAAAGTTCGATCGATTAGCGAAGTCAACGGCGAAGCGCTTTGCACGAACGTACCCTCGAATGCGAGAGCTTGGGCTGGATATTGCGGTCGATAAGAGGCGTCGTGCATGGATTCTTGAGGTTAATACGAGGCCTGACCCATGCCCTTTTACCAAGCTCGCAGACTCCTCGATGCTGCGTAATATTATTCGTTACGCTCGAGGTTACGGACGGACGTATCGCTTACAATGTGGCAAGGCGAAGAGAGGGGGCGGCTAA
- a CDS encoding universal stress protein: MIFKHIMVPYDGSQSATKALEKALQFVESDPNIQISVAHVINLQPVIVGDMTFSQPEGYQEQVKQQGNALLDKVKQIIGDHPHTNVVVLAGSPAEAILDYVENSNCDAIIMGSRGLSSLKEFMLGSVSHNVILHAKVPVMITK, from the coding sequence ATGATATTTAAACACATTATGGTTCCTTACGATGGGTCTCAATCCGCAACCAAAGCTCTGGAGAAAGCTCTTCAATTCGTAGAATCAGATCCGAATATTCAAATTTCGGTAGCGCATGTCATCAATTTACAGCCGGTCATTGTCGGGGATATGACCTTCTCCCAGCCTGAAGGTTATCAAGAACAAGTGAAGCAACAGGGAAATGCCCTGCTCGATAAAGTTAAACAGATCATCGGTGATCATCCCCATACGAATGTTGTTGTTCTTGCCGGTTCTCCAGCAGAAGCCATTCTAGATTATGTTGAAAATAGTAATTGTGATGCCATTATTATGGGAAGTCGCGGCTTGAGCTCCTTAAAGGAATTCATGCTTGGGAGCGTAAGTCACAATGTTATCCTACATGCTAAAGTTCCAGTCATGATAACGAAATAA